From Strix aluco isolate bStrAlu1 chromosome 33, bStrAlu1.hap1, whole genome shotgun sequence:
GCTCTTACACTGGCTGGACATTATTAAGCATCTGCTCATCTGTTCTTTTGTCTCCAAAGGTCGCAGCAGCACATCCCCTTTCGGGAGAGTAAGTTAACTCATTTCCCTCAAGGATCCTTCAGTGCAAAGGGGAAGGTATACGTGATGGTAAACATAAGCCAGTGAGCTTCAGCATATGATGAAACACTCCATGTGTTAAAGTTCTCGGCCACTGCACAAAAAGTAAGTGTGTTGCAGTTTCTCTTGATCCGTACTTCTGATTTGCCTTTAAAGAGCAGGTTCCCTCACTCCTGAGAACATGAATTTAGTGACTGGATTTTTCTGCCTCATGTTGCAATCATAGTTTCTAATTGCTCCTagtcaggctttatttccttgtaaagcttttaaaaaggctttgttgggacatacggggttttttttgtgggagtgGGAACATGTCCTATTAAAAATCCGtaattcccataaaatatccAGCCTGACAAGACTCTtgctatatttggaagaaattccctGAGACCTGGGTGAATTTTTCTTCCGTAGTCATAACATGCTCTCGCCTAGGAGCAAGTCTAGCTGCCCCATATACTACTGCTATCTTAATGTGGAATATTGCTCACCTGAGGTATAGAGGTTGAGCaccaaagagaatttgaaaggTCGTCTTTATGTCCTCAGGAGCttcagtgggaaggtggaggttAGGCAGAATGAGTAGGAGTAAGTGCAGGGATAGAACCCTGGCGGAGTTGGAAGACAAAAGTGTTGGGGATCGGTGCTGCAGCCTTAATGGAAGCCATGGAAAACTTCTGCTGACAGTTAGATATGTTCAAAGGACAAGAGATCCAGGCCTCTAGAATGTGGGCTCATCTAAGCAGGTTAAGTACAACACTAAAAGGAGCAGACTGTGAGGGTGATAGAACTGCTCAAGAGACAGAGTTTGTGGGATGGCATTCGTGTAATGCAGCTGGAAACTCAggataggaaatacagaaatctgttggtGCGTGAGGTGGCAACCCTCTTGTAGGTTGTCCAGCCAGTGAAACTTGGTGTTCCTGCAGTCCAGAGAAGGGTTAGACTCTAAAGTGCCTCCTCTGTGCTCCAGCTGGGAACTGGTCTGAGCAGTGACTCTGAGCAGAGGATAGACTGGGGGAGTGCTGTGCTCAGAGACCTCTAGGGAAGTGCAACAGGTCTGTCTTGGAAGTGCCAGTAGAGGATTAAAAAGtactgaagactttattctttgttttctgggtagGTTTTAGCTATGGACACATCTGTTCTTGTCCAGGATCAGTCGTTTGGCCAGAAATCAGCAACAACATCCTCACTACTTAGTCACACTAAAATGCCCATCtcaaggaaaagagttactgCCCCATGGGACAGGAGCTTAGAAGATGTGATCGAAGATGACAATGACGGGGAGGAACAGCATATgtcaggagaagaagcagtgcagaaatacctagaaaatacagttcttattgGGAAAAAAGAGTACATGGTATGTGCCAGGGCTGTGTTAAGAATTAGCGTAGCATGGAGTCTTGAAGCAaggtattattctggttttccccatctcccacctttttcttttttttttttttttttctgatcacccTTATTCTATCTAAATCCAGCATTAAGAACTAAAAGTGGGATTACTCATGGTGTGGTGCCTGTTGTGGGCAAACTCTATAATGTGTCTAAATACAGACTAAGCAGTAAGAATTGCAGATTGGGCTTTCTCTCCCTTTGGGAGCCCATGGTCAATGCACAGCAAGtattacctgcttttagcaatacAGACTGTTCCTCTGTATTCTCTGCACAAGGAAAcgctgaaaactgttccttaagcAAATGTAGTCGCTTCTAGGGAAGACGAGGAGGGAACGGAGGACTAGAAACTGGTTTGTGGAGGTTTCATTAATATTGCCCCCAAAATGAGCCTCTGGAAAACAAGAGCCAAATCCTGCGGAGCTTAAGcctgtttaagacaacttcaacAATTCTGGTCATCaaatggatgttctttacaaatgcctgctctgtgcaaacttaTAAACTGCTGCGTTAGGACCAAAGAGATCTTCTGAGCTCCTCAcaaatcttcctgtttatgaatcAGCTAATGAAAGGAGTGGAAGGGCTTTTGTCAGGTGGACGAGTAAAGTGGTGttgtagtgtttgaggaatgaggaaaatctcacttctgggaaaccatttctttatgaaaaacttaatacCAATGGTAATTCCAGATGCTGCTGAGTCTCACAGAAGAGTTGAAGAACAAACttcttgctgaaaagaagaagaagTTACTGCTGGAGCTACAAATTCGTGCAGAGGTGACGCAGGAATTTGCCCAatattttgctgagcaggaaatatatttcaagtaagttAGCTTTGAGTGGTTTTTAAtgttactgattaaaaaaaaagaaattcaattcACTTATTTGTTAAACCTGTCCCTTGGCTATAAGAGACCACACTCTCCTGCCAGACTTCCTGCCTCTGGTAATAGATCAGTTTGTGTTTGGactatgagttcaggaaaaatactgtgtaggaaaggctttgatctgggggggatggaggggggtgtgtgtaatctgtcagcagtgttcctgcagagctctccctaacggaagagctttgataggatgtctgtagaaagagtgacacttgcaAATCCTTTGGTTCCTGCAGCCTTAGTGGTACTTGGATGGGTGTTCTGGCTCCAGAGGCTTAGAAACAATGCTTGTAGTTAAGTGTCAGCCATAACCTGTGTGTATAtgtctccccctcattcttcAGGAGTGTGTGTGCGGGAAATACACTTCTGCTTTGGTGTAGCAACACCATTTGTGTATTGTTCTCTTGtgccagaataaagaaaaacccaTCTTTGTTTATAGCAGCTGTACTAATAACTTCTTAGCAGCTCCTGCTAGCTAGCTTGTATCTGACTTGTTGCCCTACTCTAGTGAGTGCCTTTCTTACGAACGAGAACGGCttgaagaagatgctgacacGCGCCTGGAGATCTTCAGGGAACTTGTAGATGGTTATCTTGGAGAcgtggaggaagaaaataaactaaaggatCAGCCTTGCAGCGAACAAGCTGGACCTCTGGTACGTTTGTCCCCCTGCTGCCATCCCTTCCACTAACCACCTGCTGTGGTGATGGGACGTCTCCAGAAGGAGCAGAGCGGTCCCAAGGAATGGCATGCTGTGTGACTGTGTCCTCAGCAAGGTACATTGTCGTGTTCAATGGGAGTAGCTGCTGTGCCTCGGAGATGCATTTaggaatctttggggttttctgcgTTTCTGCAACACAAAGTTACTGTGTACAAAGAAGCCGGGGGAAAAGCTGCAGTTATGCTGTAAACTGTTGCATTAAGTGCCTGTTTAAGGCATTTGAAGATGAATTCTTAGGCCCCATATATGCGCTGTACTGGAGTGGTGCCAGAGACCTTTTCCCTCTTAAGGCTGTTGTGGCTACAGCTGGAGCAATGACAACTGTATATACACTTAAGCATAACTGAGCTCTTAGGTTGAGGCTGGTTCTTGTGAGTTTggaaccctttgtttttaaacaaggaggaaagatataAAGTCAATGTTTTAAATACAACTTAACTTGATAAGTTCCCGCAAAGTTATTTGACCTCCCAaccttttactgatatttgaaacTTTCGGATGTATTCCTTCTAaagctgtttgcttgctgtgttcattcGGTGTTCTCATCgggtaaaaatgctagcttttatattaaatttggaggggatgctttAGTGGTGAtataaaagggaatgtgatggtgggccatgaaatgctttaaaactaAAGTAGCTGTTACTGGATGCTGGAGACTTCTGTGTGAAGGTAGACAGAAAGTGGCCATCAAATTGCCTGTGAACCCACAAGATGGCTTTGAGGTCAGAATTAACTGTACTTAGGTGTTTGAGGACATAATggtcttccaaattttcagtagaaataatggGTATTGTGTCattatttgctatttctaaatggatataaattatCTTCCAGAATGAAGAGTATGGCATAGGGCCAGGCACCTACATTGATCGTGAGGGCGTTACTGATTCTCTGCAGGGTGATGTCGTTGATATCAAAAAGTAAATTGCTTCCAAGAAGAAACACAGACTTTTCTCAAAATCACTgctgcttattaaaaaaaccaaaacaaagcagcaaaacccCCGCAAACCACACAACACCTGCATCCATGCAGCATCATTCAACATGCGAAACCATCCACCAGACACTTCAGTGAGGAGGGATCCTCCGTCACATCCAGCAACTCCTCTTCAGCTGCAGACATTTCTTTCAACGTCCTGTTGGAATATAAACAACTTCTGTAGattagagagggaaaagaaattctATTCTAGGCTCCTTACGACTATGTTTCACTATCATGGCAAGGCCAACACCAAAAAGAGGGTGTTTATCAGCACGGAAGGTGTATCTTTCCAAAGTCAGCCATGCATGTTTGCTTTGAAATAGGGTTCTGCACACGCTGTGTGAGGCCAAATCCTCAGAAACAAGAGTCCAAAGAGGCCAccgaaagaaaaaagttttatagTTCAAAGACAACAAGACAGCACTACTAGCACTAGGCCATTAGGtagacagcttttaaaaacaaacctgggATTTGGGAATTCCAAGGAAGAATTCACATGAACTGTAATCATATGGTACACTGAAGTgctagaaagctttaaaatagttCATTTAAATTCACCTTACAATGTTTTCCCCATAGTACTTGCAACTATAATTGAAGAGATAAAAATCTCAACACATACTTCCTTAATTTTTCAACAACTTATCTGCATTCTGGATTTGACCACAGCTGTGAATAATCATTCTCCGTCTAatgttttttaattgttctggTGATTCTTTCCCAAAAACGtgtaggaaagaaaatatttttagataatgCTATCTTTAAGCCACAAAAGGGGCAGGTGTGCATGGTCAAGTATAGAACCTGAAGCTGTCTTCATCCTTCTTTAAAGAAGGAGAGTCTCACACCATCATTTCGAGTTTAGCATCCTTGTTATCGTTTGTGTTCAGGATTACACAGGTTATAAAGGTACGGCCCTAATTTTcataactagaaaaaaatgggAACAGACACTCAACCACTAAAATGCCACCCACAGCGTGTACAAAACCAGGCACAGATACTTTCTTactaaaaataagtaattctCATCACTTTGACCATCTGAAAGTATCACCTTCTGCAGGTGACCTACTAATGCAAACCAAACACCACTGCTAAAGCGGAGACAACGGATAAGGCTTTGCATTTTGGAGATTCTCCTTCCTGTAAGACCTTTTGGGCatgcaaaatcaaaacaaaggagCAGCAAGATTCTAATCAAGAAGAAATATGCATTGCAAAAAAAAGGCATCATAGTCAAGCCTGAAATAAGTCTGCTACAAACtcatccaaaagaaaaatctccCCAGAGACCTTCAGAGCAAGTGCTGAATAACAGTatgaggaagagaaggatggCAGCGCCATTTTAACAGTTCTCTATCAGCAGCAGCTTTGGCAATCCACCAAAACTAGAAtaggtgagaggaaaaaaaacaaggaaggaaaaaaagggagggggggagacGGCAATAGAGGGGAACAGAAAAGTCTTTCTTCAAGCATTTCTCAGGAACAGAAAGAGTCATCACTAACACAGGACTCCACTTAACCTTTCAGTTCTATTTCTGTTTCCATATCTCTGAAAATTTAGTTTCACTGGGCCCAAATTTTATGAAGTAAAAGCATTTTAGGAAACACTTCTTCACCTGTTCTGATTTCTCCTCCTTACATTCCCAAAGCAGAATCAAGCTTTAAATCACGTGGAGGCAGTCCTGGGCCCTGTACGCATGCACAGCTAATCAGAAAAGGACTATTTACTGCAGTGTGTGATCTCACTGCGCTTCTGTCCAGAGCTGACTCTACAGGATCACCAAGGCTGATGCCTCAGACACTGCCCGCCCCACACGCAGCAGCCACTATCCACAGAGAATGCCACTCCTTTCAAACCTGGAAGTCCATGGCTCAAGAAGGCTGATATTCTAAACTAGAATGTGAAAAGACACAGCAGTCTTAATACATGGAAACAAGACGAATTGAAGCACAACGTGTTTGAACTTCCCAGGGATTAGAAGAAACTTGGAGAGAACTTGCCTGCCACCActccaaaccccaaaacactcccTCCCAAACGACTCTGGCATTGCTCCAGttctgaacaaaacaaacaaacccagaaacCAAACGACAAGAAAACTCACAACCCAAAACCCCCCCAGCTTTCTACACACAATTAGACAAGAAATTAGTTTGTATTATCTGAACAAGCCCATCACCTCCAATGTAATTCTTCACAGACACAATTctacaccaaaagaaaaaaaaaacaaccaaacctcTGGCTCTAGGACTCATTAGAAACATTATACTTACGTAGATGTAGAAGTGTGAACTGTGCTGCCAATTCCTTTGCACCTTCTACTGTCGCGCAGAGTTTGTCTGGCATGAAATAACCATCTGCAATACTGGCAATAACCACCTTGAACACCAGGAGTATTTTCCCATCCTGAGTTGTGGTTGAGTACAAGGAGTATTCTGGTGGTGTCcagttatttttattgcagaCATAATCCAGATGCATCACTGCAGAACTGAAGTGACTGGGTTTTAAAGAATACCTGCTAGTTAGAGTAAGCTTTGTGCCTGGGAAAAAAGGGTATGTGCACCCTTCAACTTCAGAGGGGCCTGGACTACGCTGACCATTAAGACGAACTGAAGGACTTGCTGGTTCCCCTAAGGATTTTTGATGACCAGCTCCTTTGTCAGGAAACCCTAAGAGATTTTCAGAACCAGGACTCAGCTGAGCATTAAAACGCTGCTTCCAAGCTCTTCCTTTCTTACCTCGCTTTGCCAGCGCTACCTCAATACTAGCTCCATCAATGCACTTTCCATTCATTGCAGACATCGCAGCAACTGCATCTTCACggtggaaaaaatgaacaaaagcataGTCTCTCAGCTTCTTTACACGTTTAACTGCTCCTGGCTTGAACTTGTCGAATTCAGCTTTAGTTGTGTCCTCTGTAGTAGATCTCAGCGAATTTCTTACACGTAATTCTTTAActctctgccttcttttttcACCAGCTTCCTCCTCAGGGTGTGCCCAGTCTACCCGAATGGTATGACCCCAGAGCTGGAGTGCTCCTACAGCAAAGGAGCATTACATCAATAAGAAATATGCCAtggaaaacaaaatcattctTAGCAACTACCTCtataaaaagcaaacatgatGCATGGCACACGAAACTGGGGTTTGTTGCCTGCATCTGCTTaagcaaaatatgcaaaatattgcTACttgaaattattaaagaaaataagactCCGAAAAAATTCAAAGATTCAAAATCTCTACCCTTTGGGTTCACCATAAGCTGTCGAAACACAGACTTTGTGATTTTGTGACATGCATAGACATGCACATATAAAGCAACCATAAGCAACATAttattttacttactttttaataatattaCCACTTTAAAAAGCGAGGTCAACAACTGGAAAAAGTCATCTAAATATCTAGGCACTAGCGCAAGCCTTACTCTATGTTGCAGCAGACACCAAAcccacaaactgaaaaaaaatcccaccttgtGACTCGTTCCAAGCCAACATTTTCATATCACACAGCCAGTTTATTTTACATTCCGTGATCTGGCCGTATTTCTCCCGTTACTTTCCAAGGCCTGTATCAGTCTTACGTAACGCTCCTTCCTAACCCTCCA
This genomic window contains:
- the LOC141916983 gene encoding putative RNA-binding protein 46; translated protein: MTLTCQSEEQGGNRKTELTVRLSPLAATQAHRNHILNKQNSHRHSSFTNSHCWAGPPPPRGCEVFVSKIPHDLYEDELVPVFERAGKIYEFRLMMRFSGENRGYAFVMYTAEEEAQLAIEILNNYEIRPGRFIGVCVSSNNCRLFIGGIPKEKKKEEILREMKKVTEGVVDVTVCPDATDKTKTRGFAFVQYESHRAAAVARRSLIPGALQLWGHTIRVDWAHPEEEAGEKRRQRVKELRVRNSLRSTTEDTTKAEFDKFKPGAVKRVKKLRDYAFVHFFHREDAVAAMSAMNGKCIDGASIEVALAKRGKKGRAWKQRFNAQLSPGSENLLGFPDKGAGHQKSLGEPASPSVRLNGQRSPGPSEVEGCTYPFFPGTKLTLTSRYSLKPSHFSSAVMHLDYVCNKNNWTPPEYSLYSTTTQDGKILLVFKVVIASIADGYFMPDKLCATVEGAKELAAQFTLLHLRKYNVSNES
- the LOC141916982 gene encoding kinesin-like protein KIF20B → MDTSVLVQDQSFGQKSATTSSLLSHTKMPISRKRVTAPWDRSLEDVIEDDNDGEEQHMSGEEAVQKYLENTVLIGKKEYMMLLSLTEELKNKLLAEKKKKLLLELQIRAEVTQEFAQYFAEQEIYFNECLSYERERLEEDADTRLEIFRELVDGYLGDVEEENKLKDQPCSEQAGPLNEEYGIGPGTYIDREGVTDSLQGDVVDIKNIIQHAKPSTRHFSEEGSSVTSSNSSSAADISFNVLLEYKQLL